The DNA sequence CTCCAATTCCTATAAATTTATATTTTATTAATCAGAATTATAATGTTAATTATTTCTTCGTGTCAACATTAATTTTTATAGGATTAGTCGGATTTATTTTTAAAAAAAAATCTTTCCCGTATTTGCCTACGACGTTTTAAAAGATCTTCAGATTGTAAAGCATAAACAAAATTGTATTCCCTTCATAGATTCTCTAATGGGAGAGCCTAAAAACAAATTTTCAAGAATCTTAACATTAAGTTTTTATCAGCGTCAATATAAATTTTCGAGCAACCCTATATATACTTACTATGATTTATTGTATAAACTGGTCAAAAAGGAAAAAGCAGCATCCCACTACACCTTTCACAGTGGGATGCTGCATATTGACAACTTTCGACAAATTTCGAGGTGTACCAGGCACCTATTATTCTTCAAATTGGAATAGCTGTGTACTGAGATAGCGCTCCCCGTTATCCGGAATGACCGCCACCACTTTTTTCCCTTTACCCAAGCGCCGGGCAATTTTTAATGCAGCTGCTGTAGCAGCGCCGGATGAAATCCCACCCAGTACCCCTTCTTCTTTGGCTAATCTCCTGGCTGCCTCAAAGGCTTCCTCATTTTCAACAGTGATGATTTCATCATAAATTTCCGTATTTAAGATAGCAGGAACAAAACCTGCCCCAATCCCCTGAATTTTATGGGGACCCGGTTTTCCTCCAGAAAGAACGGGGGATGCTGCAGGCTCAACAGCAATAATCTGCATGTCAGGATATTTTCCTTTCAGTACTTCCCCTGCTCCCGTCACTGTTCCTCCTGTCCCGATCCCAGAAATGAAGGCATCAATACCGCCGATCTTCTCCACCTGTTTTAACAATTCTTTCCCTGTCGTTTCCCGATGGACCTTGGGATTGGCAGGGTTTTCAAATTGTTGTGGCATAAAATAATCCGGATTTTGTTCCAGCAGTTCTTTCGCTTTGCGAATGGCTCCACCCATTCCCTCAGCCCCTGGTGTCAGCACAAGCTCTGCTCCAAAGGCCCGAAGCAAATTCCTTCTTTCCATGCTCATTGTATCAGGCATGACCAAAATGGCACGGTAGCCTTTGGCTGCTGCAACCATGGCAAGACCTATTCCAGTATTACCGCTGGTTGGCTCAATAATGGTGTCCCCAGGCTTTAATTTCCCATCCTTCTCTGCCTGTTCAATCATCGACATGGCAATCCGGTCTTTCACACTTCCCCCAGGATTAAAAAACTCAAGCTTTAAATAAACATCTGCATCTTCTTTTCCAACGATACGGTTTAGTTTTACCAAAGGAGTATCTCCAATAAGTTCAATGATTGAATTTGCTACACGCACAGTACCGCCTCCAATTCCAACTAAATAGATAATATTTACTTGAATTATACCCAGTTCAATTTATTCATGTCAAATTTTGATGCTCCGGGTTCCTTTCAATTCAAGACTAACCCTATCCTAACCGGTAATTCTGAAGAAGCAGTGAATAAATTCTGAAAAAGATGTGAATAAATCATATTTATTTTACCATTTTTCCCATTCTGCTTGCCGCATCCAGGATTTCAGGGAGAAACTTGTCCATCTTATCCAGAGTTAAACGGCTGGACGGACCTGATACGGACAAAGCAGCGATCAAGTGACCAGACCGGTTCAATATAGGAACCGCAACAGCAGCTGCTCCGGGCTCCCTTTCCTCGAAACTGGTGGCATAACCTTTTTCTTTGATTTCTTCCAACTGTTTTTTATACAATCGCTTATCCACCCAATCAGGCCATGAAGGATCATTTAATATCGCTTCTTGACTATGCGGATCAGCATAAGACATCAGCACTTTACTGGAAGCACCAACTGCCAGTGACATCCTGGCTCCAATGGGAGCCACCCGTCTGATGGATTGATTGCTTTCCACCGCTTGTATTCGAATACGTTCCATTCCATCCCTTACGTACAGACTGATCGTCTCACCGAGTGAATCACGCAGTTTCTCCAATTCGGGAAGAAGTATCATCGCAGGGTCCGCCGCCTGGGTCAAATTGGCCGATAACTCCCAAATTCGAAATCCTAATCTGTATTTTTCCGTTCCCGGGTCTCTCATCAGAAAACCTTTCCCTTCCAATGATGCCAAAAGACGATAAACGGTACTTTTATTTAAAGAAGTTTGCTGTGCAATGTCGGTCAAACTCATCTCATTGGAATGAACAAAACAAAGCAAAATATCCAACGCTCTCTCCACAGCTCTAACCGTTATTTTTTTATCTTCCAAATTCTATCACCACCAGAAAAATTGTAAATTATTATATAACGTTGGGGCTAAAGAGCAGGAATAAGCCGTCAAACTAACTCCATCTTTGAAATACCCAGATGTTTTTGATAGCTCCGTTCTTTTGCCTCGAAACGGAACAGATACAGATCACAAAATTAGTTTCATTATATGAAACTAATTTTCACTATTTAAATTATATCCCACCCAACAAAAATTATCAAAGATGAAATGAAAAAGAAAACATAGTAAAGAATATACTCAAATGGCTCAATGTATAAAAAATCTTATGAAAAAAAGAGGAAAATTTATTTTACGTTTTTGCGGAAAATCGGTATAATGATAGTGATAAAAGAAACCTGGTTTCACTAGATGAAACAAAAAGAGGCAATTTCAAACCTTGGAAACAGGAAGAAGAGGAGGTAATTGGGTTTGACAAAGAAAGATCATTTCTCTGTGCGTACTGAACTAAAAGTAGGAGACCAATCCTACCAATACTACCAATTAAGCAAACTGGAAGAGCAAGGAATTGGTCCCGTATCCAAACTGCCATTCACGATTAAAGTTCTTCTAGAAGCTGCCGTACGTCAATACGATGGTCGGGCAATTACAGAGGAACATGTAAAAAAATTGGCAAACTGGACAGAAGGCCGGGATGAAAATCAGGAAGTTCCCTTTAAACCGGCACGAATTGTGCTTCAAGACTTCACTGGTGTTCCTGCCGTGGTTGATTTAGCTGCTTTAAGGGAAGCCATGCATCGCGCAGGGGGTAATCCAAGCCGGATTAATCCATTGATTCCCGTTGACCTGGTAATCGACCACTCTGTCATGGTTGACAAATTCGGAACACCCGATGCCCTACAATACAACATGGATATAGAATTTGAACGGAATGAAGAGCGCTACCGCCTGCTTCGCTGGGCGCAAAATGCATTTGATAATTTCCGCGCTGTTCCTCCGGCTACTGGTATTGTTCACCAAGTAAATCTGGAATATTTGGCAACCGTAGCAGCAACGCGAAAGGTAGACAGCGAAACTGAAGTTTTTCCTGATTCCCTTGTTGGAACAGATTCCCATACTACCATGATTAATGGTTTAGGTGTTGTTGGTTGGGGCGTTGGGGGAATCGAAGCGGAAGCGGGTATGCTGGGGCAGCCCCTTTATTTCGTCACACCGGAGGTCGTTGGCTTTAAGTTGACAGGGAGCCTTCCTGAAGGGGCCACTGCCACGGATTTGGCCTTAACCGTAACCAATATTTTACGGAAAAAAGGCGTCGTTGGTAAATTTGTTGAATTCTATGGACCTGGATTAAGCAATATCAGCCTGGCCGACCGTGCCACAGTAGCCAATATGGCACCTGAATATGGGGCTACCATGGGATTCTTCCCTGTAGACAGTGAAACCTTAAACTACTTGAGAAGCACCGGACGGGATGAAGGGCTTGTTCAACTGGTGGAAGCTTATTATAAAGCCCAAGGATTATTCCGTACCGATGCCACTCCCGATCCCGTTTTCTCAGATACCATTGAACTAGATCTGTCTACGATTGTGCCCAGTCTTGCCGGTCCAAAGCGTCCTCAAGACCGTGTGGAATTGAGCAAAATGAAGGAAGCCTTTAATACAGCTCTCCGCGCTCCTGTCGATAAGGGCGGATATGGTATGTCTGAAGATAAGATTAACAAGTCTGTGGAAGTGACCCATCCCAATGGTGAAACCACAAAGTTGGGAACCGGCTCTGTTGTGATTGCCGCTATCACAAGCTGTACCAACACTTCCAATCCATCCGTCATGCTTGGAGCGGGTATCGTTGCCAAGAAGGCGGTGGAAAAAGGACTGCGCAAACCAGCTTACGTAAAGAGCAGTTTAACACCTGGTTCCAAGGTCGTCACTGATTATCTGGTGAATACTGGACTTCTCCCATATTTAGAAGCTCTCGGTTTCCACGTTGCCGGTTATGGATGTGCAACCTGTATCGGAAACAGTGGGCCGCTTCCTGATGAAGTAAGCAAAGCCATTGACGAGAATGATCTAACCGTTTCTGCCGTCATCAGCGGTAACCGTAACTTTGAAGGACGGGTCCATGCTCAGGTAAAGGCAAACTATCTTGCTTCTCCACCCCTTGTTGTTGCATATGCTTTAGCAGGCACCGTTGATATTGATTTAGCCACAGAACCTATTGGCTATAACGATAAAAATGAACCGGTTTATTTAAAAGATATCTGGCCAACATCCGATGAATTAAAAGAAGCTCTTAAATCTGCCATGGATCCTGAATTATTCCGGAAACAGTACGGTCAGGTATTTACCGCCAATGAAAAATGGAATGCCATCCCCGTCTCAGAAGGAGAACGGTATGAATGGGATAAGAATTCCACCTATATTCAGGAACCACCTTTCTTCGTTGG is a window from the Microaerobacter geothermalis genome containing:
- the cysK gene encoding cysteine synthase A, with translation MRVANSIIELIGDTPLVKLNRIVGKEDADVYLKLEFFNPGGSVKDRIAMSMIEQAEKDGKLKPGDTIIEPTSGNTGIGLAMVAAAKGYRAILVMPDTMSMERRNLLRAFGAELVLTPGAEGMGGAIRKAKELLEQNPDYFMPQQFENPANPKVHRETTGKELLKQVEKIGGIDAFISGIGTGGTVTGAGEVLKGKYPDMQIIAVEPAASPVLSGGKPGPHKIQGIGAGFVPAILNTEIYDEIITVENEEAFEAARRLAKEEGVLGGISSGAATAAALKIARRLGKGKKVVAVIPDNGERYLSTQLFQFEE
- a CDS encoding IclR family transcriptional regulator; protein product: MEDKKITVRAVERALDILLCFVHSNEMSLTDIAQQTSLNKSTVYRLLASLEGKGFLMRDPGTEKYRLGFRIWELSANLTQAADPAMILLPELEKLRDSLGETISLYVRDGMERIRIQAVESNQSIRRVAPIGARMSLAVGASSKVLMSYADPHSQEAILNDPSWPDWVDKRLYKKQLEEIKEKGYATSFEEREPGAAAVAVPILNRSGHLIAALSVSGPSSRLTLDKMDKFLPEILDAASRMGKMVK
- the acnA gene encoding aconitate hydratase AcnA; protein product: MTKKDHFSVRTELKVGDQSYQYYQLSKLEEQGIGPVSKLPFTIKVLLEAAVRQYDGRAITEEHVKKLANWTEGRDENQEVPFKPARIVLQDFTGVPAVVDLAALREAMHRAGGNPSRINPLIPVDLVIDHSVMVDKFGTPDALQYNMDIEFERNEERYRLLRWAQNAFDNFRAVPPATGIVHQVNLEYLATVAATRKVDSETEVFPDSLVGTDSHTTMINGLGVVGWGVGGIEAEAGMLGQPLYFVTPEVVGFKLTGSLPEGATATDLALTVTNILRKKGVVGKFVEFYGPGLSNISLADRATVANMAPEYGATMGFFPVDSETLNYLRSTGRDEGLVQLVEAYYKAQGLFRTDATPDPVFSDTIELDLSTIVPSLAGPKRPQDRVELSKMKEAFNTALRAPVDKGGYGMSEDKINKSVEVTHPNGETTKLGTGSVVIAAITSCTNTSNPSVMLGAGIVAKKAVEKGLRKPAYVKSSLTPGSKVVTDYLVNTGLLPYLEALGFHVAGYGCATCIGNSGPLPDEVSKAIDENDLTVSAVISGNRNFEGRVHAQVKANYLASPPLVVAYALAGTVDIDLATEPIGYNDKNEPVYLKDIWPTSDELKEALKSAMDPELFRKQYGQVFTANEKWNAIPVSEGERYEWDKNSTYIQEPPFFVGLSPDVEPIKEIKGAKTLALLGDSITTDHISPAGSIKESSPAGLYLKEHGVDKKDFNSYGSRRGNHEVMMRGTFANIRIRNQMAPGTEGGITKYLPTGELMPIYDASMKYQEQGIPLVVLAGKEYGTGSSRDWAAKGTNLLGVKAVIAESFERIHRSNLVGMGVLPLQFTDGASWKSLGITGEETFDILGLNDDIQPGQTLKVRATRPDGTFFEFDTIVRLDSLVDIDYYRNGGILQMVLRQIINEEVK